Proteins found in one Hippopotamus amphibius kiboko isolate mHipAmp2 chromosome 12, mHipAmp2.hap2, whole genome shotgun sequence genomic segment:
- the HRH3 gene encoding histamine H3 receptor isoform X1, whose protein sequence is MERSPPDGPLNASGALAGEAAAAAAAAAGGARGFSAAWTAVLAALMALLIVATVLGNALVMLAFVADSSLRTQNNFFLLNLAISDFLVGAFCIPLYVPYVLTGRWPFGRGLCKLWLVVDYLLCASSVFNIVLISYDRFLSVTRAVSYRAQQGDTRRAVRKMVLVWVLAFLLYGPAILSWEYLSGGSSIPEGHCYAEFFYNWYFLITASTLEFFTPFLSVTFFNLSIYLNIQRRTRVRLDGAREAAASELPPEAQPSPPPASPSCWGCWQKGCGEAVPLHRYGVGVGEAPGPEAGEAALGGGSGGGAAASPTSSSGSSSRGTERPRSLKRGSKPSASSASLEKRMKMVSQSITQRFRLSRDKKVAKSLAVIVSIFGLCWAPYTLLMIIRAACHGHCVPDYWYETSFWLLWANSAVNPVLYPLCHHSFRRAFTKLLCPQKLKIQPHSSLEHCWNAACTPGLHVSILGVSGRRRRENMSVNSMFLGCLIKRDKIAEELRAGLAGVGSHALLLRAAASG, encoded by the exons ATGGAGCGCTCGCCGCCCGACGGGCCGCTGAACGCGTCGGGGGCGCTGGCgggcgaggcggcggcggcggcggcggcggcggcgggcggggcgcgcggcTTCTCGGCCGCCTGGACCGCGGTGCTGGCGGCGCTCATGGCGCTGCTCATCGTGGCCACGGTGCTGGGCAACGCGCTGGTCATGCTCGCCTTCGTGGCTGATTCGAGCCTCCGCACGCAGAACAACTTCTTCCTGCTCAACCTCGCCATCTCCGACTTCCTCGTGG GTGCATTCTGCATCCCGCTGTATGTGCCCTACGTGCTGACTGGCCGCTGGCCCTTTGGCCGGGGCCTCTGCAAGCTGTGGCTGGTGGTGGACTATTTGCTCTGCGCCTCCTCTGTCTTCAACATTGTACTCATCAGCTATGACCGCTTCCTGTCGGTCACCCGAGCC GTCTCCTACCGGGCCCAGCAGGGTGACACGCGGCGGGCAGTGCGGAAGATGGTGCTGGTGTGGGTGCTGGCCTTCCTGCTGTACGGACCCGCCATCCTCAGCTGGGAGTACCTGTCAGGCGGCAGCTCTATCCCCGAGGGCCACTGCTACGCTGAGTTCTTCTACAACTGGTACTTCCTCATCACAGCCTCCACCCTCGAGTTCTTCACACCCTTCCTCAGCGTCACCTTCTTCAACCTCAGCATCTACCTGAACATCCAGAGGCGCACGCGTGTCCGGCTGGATGGGGCCCGGGAGGCGGCCGCCTCGGAGCTGCCGCCTGaggcccagccctccccaccgCCGGCCTCGCCCAGCTGCTGGGGCTGCTGGCAGAAGGGGTGCGGGGAGGCGGTGCCGCTGCACAGGTACGGGGTGGGGGTCGGCGAGGCCCCAGGCCCCGAGGCCGGGGAGGCGGCCCTCGGGGGCGGCAGCGGTGGGGGTGCCGCGGCTTCGCCCACCTCCAGCTCCGGCAGCTCCTCGAGGGGCACCGAGCGGCCGCGCTCACTCAAGCGGGGCTCCAAGCCCTCGGCGTCCTCGGCGTCCCTGGAGAAGCGCATGAAGATGGTGTCCCAGAGCATCACCCAGCGCTTCCGGCTCTCGCGGGACAAGAAGGTGGCCAAGTCGCTGGCCGTCATCGTGAGCATCTTTGGGCTCTGCTGGGCCCCGTACACACTCCTGATGATCATCCGGGCCGCCTGCCACGGCCACTGCGTCCCCGACTACTGGTATGAGACGTCCTTCTGGCTGCTGTGGGCCAACTCGGCCGTCAACCCTGTCCTCTACCCGCTGTGCCACCACAGCTTCCGCCGGGCCTTCACCAAGCTGCTCTGCCCCCAGAAGCTCAAGATCCAGCCTCACAGCTCCCTGGAGCACTGCTGGAA TGCCGCGTGCACCCCGGGTCTCCACGTCTCCATTCTGGGTGTTTCAGGAAGACGGAGAAGAGAAAACATGTCTGTGAACTCGATGTTCCTTGGATGTTTAATCAAGAGAGACAAAATTGCTGAGGAGCTCAGGGCTGGATTGGCAGGTGTGGGCTCCCACGCCCTCCTTCTCCGTGCTGCCGCTTCCGGCTGA
- the HRH3 gene encoding histamine H3 receptor isoform X2: MERSPPDGPLNASGALAGEAAAAAAAAAGGARGFSAAWTAVLAALMALLIVATVLGNALVMLAFVADSSLRTQNNFFLLNLAISDFLVGAFCIPLYVPYVLTGRWPFGRGLCKLWLVVDYLLCASSVFNIVLISYDRFLSVTRAVSYRAQQGDTRRAVRKMVLVWVLAFLLYGPAILSWEYLSGGSSIPEGHCYAEFFYNWYFLITASTLEFFTPFLSVTFFNLSIYLNIQRRTRVRLDGAREAAASELPPEAQPSPPPASPSCWGCWQKGCGEAVPLHRYGVGVGEAPGPEAGEAALGGGSGGGAAASPTSSSGSSSRGTERPRSLKRGSKPSASSASLEKRMKMVSQSITQRFRLSRDKKVAKSLAVIVSIFGLCWAPYTLLMIIRAACHGHCVPDYCAACTPGLHVSILGVSGRRRRENMSVNSMFLGCLIKRDKIAEELRAGLAGVGSHALLLRAAASG, translated from the exons ATGGAGCGCTCGCCGCCCGACGGGCCGCTGAACGCGTCGGGGGCGCTGGCgggcgaggcggcggcggcggcggcggcggcggcgggcggggcgcgcggcTTCTCGGCCGCCTGGACCGCGGTGCTGGCGGCGCTCATGGCGCTGCTCATCGTGGCCACGGTGCTGGGCAACGCGCTGGTCATGCTCGCCTTCGTGGCTGATTCGAGCCTCCGCACGCAGAACAACTTCTTCCTGCTCAACCTCGCCATCTCCGACTTCCTCGTGG GTGCATTCTGCATCCCGCTGTATGTGCCCTACGTGCTGACTGGCCGCTGGCCCTTTGGCCGGGGCCTCTGCAAGCTGTGGCTGGTGGTGGACTATTTGCTCTGCGCCTCCTCTGTCTTCAACATTGTACTCATCAGCTATGACCGCTTCCTGTCGGTCACCCGAGCC GTCTCCTACCGGGCCCAGCAGGGTGACACGCGGCGGGCAGTGCGGAAGATGGTGCTGGTGTGGGTGCTGGCCTTCCTGCTGTACGGACCCGCCATCCTCAGCTGGGAGTACCTGTCAGGCGGCAGCTCTATCCCCGAGGGCCACTGCTACGCTGAGTTCTTCTACAACTGGTACTTCCTCATCACAGCCTCCACCCTCGAGTTCTTCACACCCTTCCTCAGCGTCACCTTCTTCAACCTCAGCATCTACCTGAACATCCAGAGGCGCACGCGTGTCCGGCTGGATGGGGCCCGGGAGGCGGCCGCCTCGGAGCTGCCGCCTGaggcccagccctccccaccgCCGGCCTCGCCCAGCTGCTGGGGCTGCTGGCAGAAGGGGTGCGGGGAGGCGGTGCCGCTGCACAGGTACGGGGTGGGGGTCGGCGAGGCCCCAGGCCCCGAGGCCGGGGAGGCGGCCCTCGGGGGCGGCAGCGGTGGGGGTGCCGCGGCTTCGCCCACCTCCAGCTCCGGCAGCTCCTCGAGGGGCACCGAGCGGCCGCGCTCACTCAAGCGGGGCTCCAAGCCCTCGGCGTCCTCGGCGTCCCTGGAGAAGCGCATGAAGATGGTGTCCCAGAGCATCACCCAGCGCTTCCGGCTCTCGCGGGACAAGAAGGTGGCCAAGTCGCTGGCCGTCATCGTGAGCATCTTTGGGCTCTGCTGGGCCCCGTACACACTCCTGATGATCATCCGGGCCGCCTGCCACGGCCACTGCGTCCCCGACTACTG TGCCGCGTGCACCCCGGGTCTCCACGTCTCCATTCTGGGTGTTTCAGGAAGACGGAGAAGAGAAAACATGTCTGTGAACTCGATGTTCCTTGGATGTTTAATCAAGAGAGACAAAATTGCTGAGGAGCTCAGGGCTGGATTGGCAGGTGTGGGCTCCCACGCCCTCCTTCTCCGTGCTGCCGCTTCCGGCTGA
- the HRH3 gene encoding histamine H3 receptor isoform X3, whose product MERSPPDGPLNASGALAGEAAAAAAAAAGGARGFSAAWTAVLAALMALLIVATVLGNALVMLAFVADSSLRTQNNFFLLNLAISDFLVGAFCIPLYVPYVLTGRWPFGRGLCKLWLVVDYLLCASSVFNIVLISYDRFLSVTRAVSYRAQQGDTRRAVRKMVLVWVLAFLLYGPAILSWEYLSGGSSIPEGHCYAEFFYNWYFLITASTLEFFTPFLSVTFFNLSIYLNIQRRTRVRLDGAREAAASELPPEAQPSPPPASPSCWGCWQKGCGEAVPLHRYGVGVGEAPGPEAGEAALGGGSGGGAAASPTSSSGSSSRGTERPRSLKRGSKPSASSASLEKRMKMVSQSITQRFRLSRDKKVAKSLAVIVSIFGLCWAPYTLLMIIRAACHGHCVPDYWYETSFWLLWANSAVNPVLYPLCHHSFRRAFTKLLCPQKLKIQPHSSLEHCWK is encoded by the exons ATGGAGCGCTCGCCGCCCGACGGGCCGCTGAACGCGTCGGGGGCGCTGGCgggcgaggcggcggcggcggcggcggcggcggcgggcggggcgcgcggcTTCTCGGCCGCCTGGACCGCGGTGCTGGCGGCGCTCATGGCGCTGCTCATCGTGGCCACGGTGCTGGGCAACGCGCTGGTCATGCTCGCCTTCGTGGCTGATTCGAGCCTCCGCACGCAGAACAACTTCTTCCTGCTCAACCTCGCCATCTCCGACTTCCTCGTGG GTGCATTCTGCATCCCGCTGTATGTGCCCTACGTGCTGACTGGCCGCTGGCCCTTTGGCCGGGGCCTCTGCAAGCTGTGGCTGGTGGTGGACTATTTGCTCTGCGCCTCCTCTGTCTTCAACATTGTACTCATCAGCTATGACCGCTTCCTGTCGGTCACCCGAGCC GTCTCCTACCGGGCCCAGCAGGGTGACACGCGGCGGGCAGTGCGGAAGATGGTGCTGGTGTGGGTGCTGGCCTTCCTGCTGTACGGACCCGCCATCCTCAGCTGGGAGTACCTGTCAGGCGGCAGCTCTATCCCCGAGGGCCACTGCTACGCTGAGTTCTTCTACAACTGGTACTTCCTCATCACAGCCTCCACCCTCGAGTTCTTCACACCCTTCCTCAGCGTCACCTTCTTCAACCTCAGCATCTACCTGAACATCCAGAGGCGCACGCGTGTCCGGCTGGATGGGGCCCGGGAGGCGGCCGCCTCGGAGCTGCCGCCTGaggcccagccctccccaccgCCGGCCTCGCCCAGCTGCTGGGGCTGCTGGCAGAAGGGGTGCGGGGAGGCGGTGCCGCTGCACAGGTACGGGGTGGGGGTCGGCGAGGCCCCAGGCCCCGAGGCCGGGGAGGCGGCCCTCGGGGGCGGCAGCGGTGGGGGTGCCGCGGCTTCGCCCACCTCCAGCTCCGGCAGCTCCTCGAGGGGCACCGAGCGGCCGCGCTCACTCAAGCGGGGCTCCAAGCCCTCGGCGTCCTCGGCGTCCCTGGAGAAGCGCATGAAGATGGTGTCCCAGAGCATCACCCAGCGCTTCCGGCTCTCGCGGGACAAGAAGGTGGCCAAGTCGCTGGCCGTCATCGTGAGCATCTTTGGGCTCTGCTGGGCCCCGTACACACTCCTGATGATCATCCGGGCCGCCTGCCACGGCCACTGCGTCCCCGACTACTGGTATGAGACGTCCTTCTGGCTGCTGTGGGCCAACTCGGCCGTCAACCCTGTCCTCTACCCGCTGTGCCACCACAGCTTCCGCCGGGCCTTCACCAAGCTGCTCTGCCCCCAGAAGCTCAAGATCCAGCCTCACAGCTCCCTGGAGCACTGCTGGAAGTGA
- the HRH3 gene encoding histamine H3 receptor isoform X4 has product MERSPPDGPLNASGALAGEAAAAAAAAAGGARGFSAAWTAVLAALMALLIVATVLGNALVMLAFVADSSLRTQNNFFLLNLAISDFLVGAFCIPLYVPYVLTGRWPFGRGLCKLWLVVDYLLCASSVFNIVLISYDRFLSVTRAVSYRAQQGDTRRAVRKMVLVWVLAFLLYGPAILSWEYLSGGSSIPEGHCYAEFFYNWYFLITASTLEFFTPFLSVTFFNLSIYLNIQRRTRVRLDGAREAAASELPPEAQPSPPPASPSCWGCWQKGCGEAVPLHRYGVGVGEAPGPEAGEAALGGGSGGGAAASPTSSSGSSSRGTERPRSLKRGSKPSASSASLEKRMKMVSQSITQRFRLSRDKKVAKSLAVIVSIFGLCWAPYTLLMIIRAACHGHCVPDYWKTEKRKHVCELDVPWMFNQERQNC; this is encoded by the exons ATGGAGCGCTCGCCGCCCGACGGGCCGCTGAACGCGTCGGGGGCGCTGGCgggcgaggcggcggcggcggcggcggcggcggcgggcggggcgcgcggcTTCTCGGCCGCCTGGACCGCGGTGCTGGCGGCGCTCATGGCGCTGCTCATCGTGGCCACGGTGCTGGGCAACGCGCTGGTCATGCTCGCCTTCGTGGCTGATTCGAGCCTCCGCACGCAGAACAACTTCTTCCTGCTCAACCTCGCCATCTCCGACTTCCTCGTGG GTGCATTCTGCATCCCGCTGTATGTGCCCTACGTGCTGACTGGCCGCTGGCCCTTTGGCCGGGGCCTCTGCAAGCTGTGGCTGGTGGTGGACTATTTGCTCTGCGCCTCCTCTGTCTTCAACATTGTACTCATCAGCTATGACCGCTTCCTGTCGGTCACCCGAGCC GTCTCCTACCGGGCCCAGCAGGGTGACACGCGGCGGGCAGTGCGGAAGATGGTGCTGGTGTGGGTGCTGGCCTTCCTGCTGTACGGACCCGCCATCCTCAGCTGGGAGTACCTGTCAGGCGGCAGCTCTATCCCCGAGGGCCACTGCTACGCTGAGTTCTTCTACAACTGGTACTTCCTCATCACAGCCTCCACCCTCGAGTTCTTCACACCCTTCCTCAGCGTCACCTTCTTCAACCTCAGCATCTACCTGAACATCCAGAGGCGCACGCGTGTCCGGCTGGATGGGGCCCGGGAGGCGGCCGCCTCGGAGCTGCCGCCTGaggcccagccctccccaccgCCGGCCTCGCCCAGCTGCTGGGGCTGCTGGCAGAAGGGGTGCGGGGAGGCGGTGCCGCTGCACAGGTACGGGGTGGGGGTCGGCGAGGCCCCAGGCCCCGAGGCCGGGGAGGCGGCCCTCGGGGGCGGCAGCGGTGGGGGTGCCGCGGCTTCGCCCACCTCCAGCTCCGGCAGCTCCTCGAGGGGCACCGAGCGGCCGCGCTCACTCAAGCGGGGCTCCAAGCCCTCGGCGTCCTCGGCGTCCCTGGAGAAGCGCATGAAGATGGTGTCCCAGAGCATCACCCAGCGCTTCCGGCTCTCGCGGGACAAGAAGGTGGCCAAGTCGCTGGCCGTCATCGTGAGCATCTTTGGGCTCTGCTGGGCCCCGTACACACTCCTGATGATCATCCGGGCCGCCTGCCACGGCCACTGCGTCCCCGACTACTG GAAGACGGAGAAGAGAAAACATGTCTGTGAACTCGATGTTCCTTGGATGTTTAATCAAGAGAGACAAAATTGCTGA